Proteins encoded in a region of the Streptomyces violaceoruber genome:
- a CDS encoding bifunctional glycosyltransferase/CDP-glycerol:glycerophosphate glycerophosphotransferase gives MPRFSVIVPCFKVQGFLRECLDSVLDQSFRDIEVIAVDDCSPDGSGAILDEYAARDDRVRVLHLAENAGLGRARNAGLPLATGDYLFFLDSDDTLTPGALRAMADRLAETDGPDVLVFDYARTYWWGGTRRNVLARVLAQAGDGTFTAAGHPEILDLLMVVWNKVYRRDFVEREGFTFPPGYYEDTPWTFPVMFSAERIAALDRICLNYRQRRQGNILSTTSRKHFDVHAQYERVFAFLDARPELAARWRPFLHAKMGEHCLDILSKPDRLPPSDRAEFFHRTAEMFRAHRPEGAAVPAGLRVLEGSYAAYRVRRQSGRAARELERRTRPALAAAAGRLRRTASTVHVRRPLDPNLVVYSAFSHRGVLGDPAAIHRAARELAPHLRGVWVVRDEESAADPALLPPGTEHVVLGSAAYRRVTERAAFFVNNVNWPGTVAKRPGTVHLHTHQGTPLKHMGVDLLDRPGARHGLDVPQMLRRADRWDHSLVASRYAERVWERAYPCHFTSARTGSPRNDALVNAGPEDGRRVRERLGVPAGHTVVLYAPTRREYRRGGLVERLDVARLAADLGEGHTLLVRLHPSLATGPARGLGLTELHRRGAVVDTTDEPHVEDLMLASDLLITDYSALMFDYALLDRPILIHAEDWGPYSATRGTYFDITEEAPGHVSRSYRELAWLLASGAWRDEEAARLRGAFRARYCEYEDGRAAERVVRTLLLGEPMPAPEPSGVPGARAVPSGRDLLPST, from the coding sequence GTGCCCCGCTTCAGCGTCATCGTCCCCTGCTTCAAGGTGCAGGGCTTCCTGCGCGAGTGCCTCGACTCGGTGCTGGACCAGTCCTTCCGGGACATCGAGGTCATCGCCGTCGACGACTGCTCGCCGGACGGTTCGGGGGCGATCCTGGACGAGTACGCGGCCCGCGACGACCGGGTGCGCGTGCTGCACCTGGCGGAGAACGCCGGCCTCGGCCGGGCCCGCAACGCCGGCCTGCCGCTCGCCACCGGCGACTACCTCTTCTTCCTCGACAGCGACGACACCCTCACTCCGGGCGCCCTGCGCGCGATGGCCGACCGGCTCGCGGAGACGGACGGCCCGGACGTGCTGGTCTTCGACTACGCGCGCACCTACTGGTGGGGCGGCACCCGGCGCAACGTGCTGGCCCGGGTGCTCGCCCAGGCGGGCGACGGCACGTTCACGGCGGCCGGGCATCCCGAGATCCTCGACCTGCTGATGGTCGTGTGGAACAAGGTCTACCGGCGCGACTTCGTCGAGCGGGAGGGCTTCACCTTCCCGCCGGGCTACTACGAGGACACGCCCTGGACCTTCCCGGTCATGTTCAGCGCGGAGCGGATCGCCGCGCTGGACCGCATCTGCCTGAACTACCGCCAGCGCCGCCAGGGCAACATCCTGTCCACGACCAGCCGCAAGCACTTCGACGTCCACGCGCAGTACGAGCGGGTCTTCGCCTTCCTGGACGCCCGTCCGGAACTGGCGGCCAGGTGGCGGCCGTTCCTGCACGCCAAGATGGGCGAGCACTGCCTGGACATCCTGTCCAAGCCGGACCGGCTGCCGCCCTCCGACCGGGCCGAGTTCTTCCACCGCACCGCCGAGATGTTCCGCGCCCACCGGCCCGAGGGTGCGGCGGTCCCGGCCGGACTGCGGGTGCTGGAGGGGTCGTACGCCGCCTACCGGGTGCGCCGGCAGTCCGGGCGGGCGGCGCGGGAGCTGGAGCGCCGGACACGGCCGGCGCTCGCCGCGGCCGCCGGGCGGCTGCGCCGGACGGCGAGCACCGTGCACGTGCGCCGTCCCCTCGACCCGAACCTCGTCGTGTACTCGGCGTTCTCCCACCGGGGCGTGCTCGGCGACCCCGCCGCGATCCACCGCGCGGCCCGTGAACTCGCCCCGCACCTGCGCGGGGTGTGGGTGGTGCGGGACGAGGAGAGCGCGGCGGACCCCGCGCTGCTGCCGCCGGGCACCGAGCACGTGGTCCTGGGCAGTGCCGCCTACCGGCGGGTGACCGAGCGGGCGGCGTTCTTCGTCAACAACGTCAACTGGCCCGGCACGGTGGCCAAGCGGCCCGGCACCGTCCACCTCCACACCCACCAGGGGACGCCGCTCAAGCACATGGGCGTGGACCTGCTGGACCGGCCCGGCGCCCGGCACGGGCTGGACGTGCCGCAGATGCTGCGCCGGGCCGACCGCTGGGACCACAGCCTGGTCGCGAGCCGGTACGCGGAGCGGGTCTGGGAGCGGGCCTACCCGTGCCACTTCACGTCCGCGCGCACCGGCAGCCCGCGCAACGACGCCCTGGTCAACGCCGGTCCCGAGGACGGGCGGCGGGTACGCGAGCGGCTCGGTGTCCCCGCCGGCCACACCGTCGTGCTGTACGCGCCGACCCGCCGGGAGTACCGGCGCGGCGGACTCGTCGAGCGCCTGGACGTGGCCCGGCTCGCCGCCGACCTGGGCGAGGGCCACACCCTGCTCGTCCGCCTGCACCCGTCCCTGGCCACCGGTCCGGCGCGCGGCCTGGGCCTCACCGAGCTGCACCGGCGGGGCGCGGTGGTCGACACGACGGACGAACCGCACGTCGAGGACCTGATGCTCGCCTCGGACCTGCTGATCACCGACTACTCCGCCCTGATGTTCGACTACGCCCTCCTGGACCGCCCGATCCTGATCCACGCCGAGGACTGGGGCCCGTACTCGGCGACCCGCGGCACGTACTTCGACATCACCGAGGAGGCACCCGGACACGTCTCGCGCTCCTACCGGGAGCTGGCGTGGCTGCTGGCGTCCGGGGCCTGGCGGGACGAGGAGGCGGCGCGGCTGCGGGGGGCCTTCCGCGCCCGGTACTGCGAGTACGAGGACGGGAGGGCCGCCGAACGGGTGGTGCGGACGCTGCTGCTCGGCGAGCCGATGCCCGCGCCGGAGCCCTCCGGCGTGCCCGGCGCCCGCGCCGTCCCGTCCGGACGCGACCTGCTGCCCTCCACATGA
- a CDS encoding carbohydrate ABC transporter permease, with the protein MTADAGSLTPAATRPPETAVKARQPLASRLAEAAGGGLVRVFLIVVGLFWLVPTIGLLLSSLRTPEDMAASGWWKVLTEPSQLTFQSYEELLKNGDITSSLLNTALITVPATVLVVVIGALAGYAFAWMEFPGRDWWFLAVVGLLVVPVQVALIPIAELFGKIGLFGSMLGVILFHVGFGLPFAVFLLRNFFAEIPRELLEAARLDGAGELRLFVRVVMPLGGPAIASLGIFQFLWVWNDMLVALIFSDSGNQPITVALQTQVRQFGNNIDVLAPGAFISMVIPLAVFFAFQRQFVSGVMAGAVK; encoded by the coding sequence ATGACCGCGGACGCGGGTTCCCTCACCCCGGCGGCCACCCGGCCGCCCGAGACGGCCGTCAAGGCCAGGCAGCCGCTCGCCTCCCGGCTCGCCGAGGCGGCCGGCGGCGGGCTCGTCCGGGTGTTCCTGATCGTGGTGGGCCTGTTCTGGCTGGTCCCGACGATCGGGCTGCTGCTGTCCTCGCTGCGCACGCCGGAGGACATGGCGGCGAGCGGCTGGTGGAAAGTCCTCACCGAGCCGTCCCAGCTGACCTTCCAGAGCTACGAGGAGCTGCTGAAGAACGGCGACATCACCTCCTCGCTCCTCAACACCGCGCTGATCACCGTCCCCGCGACCGTCCTGGTCGTGGTGATCGGGGCGCTGGCCGGGTACGCCTTCGCGTGGATGGAATTCCCCGGCCGCGACTGGTGGTTCCTGGCCGTGGTCGGGCTGCTCGTCGTACCCGTGCAGGTGGCCCTGATCCCGATCGCCGAACTCTTCGGGAAGATCGGCCTGTTCGGTTCCATGCTCGGCGTGATCCTCTTCCACGTCGGCTTCGGCCTGCCCTTCGCGGTGTTCCTGCTGCGGAACTTCTTCGCGGAGATCCCGCGGGAGCTGCTGGAAGCGGCCCGCCTGGACGGTGCGGGTGAACTGAGGCTGTTCGTGCGGGTGGTGATGCCGCTCGGCGGGCCCGCGATCGCGAGCCTGGGCATCTTCCAGTTCCTGTGGGTGTGGAACGACATGCTGGTCGCGCTGATCTTCTCGGACTCCGGGAACCAGCCGATCACGGTCGCCCTGCAGACCCAGGTACGGCAGTTCGGCAACAACATCGACGTGCTCGCGCCGGGCGCGTTCATCTCCATGGTGATCCCGCTGGCCGTGTTCTTCGCGTTCCAGCGGCAGTTCGTCTCCGGCGTGATGGCGGGCGCCGTCAAATAG
- a CDS encoding bifunctional glycosyltransferase/CDP-glycerol:glycerophosphate glycerophosphotransferase: MPRFSVIVPAYQVQAYLHACLESVLAQSYPDFEVIVVDDGSPDACGAIADEFAALDPRVRVIGLPRNEGLGPARNAGMERAGGDYLVFLDGDDTLTPHALRGIADRIKETGEPDVLVYDYARTYWTGETVRNQAAAHLTEQGPAPFRLADRPGLLKLLMVAWNKAVRREFAVREGFAFPPGYYEDTPWTYPVLMTAGSVATLDRVCVHYRQRLRGSILGTPGERHLDVFTQYDRVFAFLDARMETHPESRKELARWRPLLYRRMADHLTTVYTRPGRLPRSLRAEFLRRARVHCRRYRVPGAPAPLPVRLRHALLRLGLRRTYGALRLASALRRGTAGVAAGLLRAARTGALRLHYRVQRCLPLRADRAVFAVEGDRGYGRDPGALEEAFRRLAPHVRTAWTADRVHHHTVPPGTRRLTPGTAAHWTALARSRYLVREGAFGPGLVRRRGQVLVQTQAGTPLKHMGLDLQERPAAAQGTDFARLLREADSWDYVVSANRHSTLTWERVHPGDWTALECGQPRTDVLQRATAADVARLRETLGVPEGTVAILYAPTHRDYRRTQRSALDLERVVRRLGPRFVVLARAHPRHGGPLAASAGRVLDVSDHPHVESLCLASDALVTDYSSLMFDYAGLDRPIVIHAAEREAYEAARGTYVDLRSFPPGAIARDEDELIGVFASGDWHGTRSARLRAAFRERFCPYDDGRAAERVVRRVVLGETDPPPAVPLSGRRPAPSATAALARAPLTTVPPPAGPRTVTDSL; the protein is encoded by the coding sequence GTGCCCAGGTTCAGTGTCATCGTTCCCGCGTACCAGGTGCAGGCGTATCTGCACGCGTGCCTGGAGTCGGTGCTGGCCCAGTCGTACCCGGACTTCGAGGTGATCGTGGTCGACGACGGCTCGCCGGACGCCTGCGGCGCGATCGCCGACGAGTTCGCGGCCCTCGACCCGCGCGTCCGCGTCATCGGCCTGCCGCGCAACGAGGGGCTGGGCCCCGCCCGCAACGCCGGCATGGAACGGGCGGGCGGCGACTACCTCGTCTTCCTCGACGGCGACGACACCCTCACCCCGCACGCGCTGCGGGGCATCGCCGACCGGATCAAGGAGACCGGCGAGCCGGACGTCCTGGTCTACGACTACGCGCGCACGTACTGGACCGGCGAGACGGTCCGCAACCAGGCCGCCGCGCACCTCACCGAGCAGGGCCCGGCGCCGTTCCGGCTCGCCGACCGGCCCGGGCTGCTGAAGCTGCTGATGGTGGCCTGGAACAAGGCGGTGCGACGGGAGTTCGCCGTACGCGAGGGCTTCGCCTTCCCGCCGGGCTACTACGAGGACACGCCGTGGACGTACCCGGTCCTGATGACGGCGGGCTCCGTCGCCACCCTGGACCGGGTCTGCGTCCACTACCGCCAGCGGCTGCGGGGCAGCATCCTGGGCACGCCGGGCGAGCGCCACCTGGACGTCTTCACGCAGTACGACCGCGTCTTCGCGTTCCTCGACGCGCGCATGGAGACGCACCCGGAGTCGCGCAAGGAGCTGGCCCGCTGGCGGCCGCTGCTGTACCGGCGCATGGCCGACCACCTCACGACGGTGTACACCCGCCCCGGCCGTCTCCCGCGTTCCCTGCGCGCCGAGTTCCTGCGCCGGGCCCGGGTCCACTGCCGCCGCTACCGGGTCCCCGGCGCCCCCGCCCCGCTGCCCGTCCGGCTGCGCCACGCCCTGCTCCGCCTGGGCCTGCGCCGCACCTACGGCGCCCTGCGGCTGGCGTCGGCCCTGCGCCGCGGTACGGCGGGGGTCGCCGCGGGGCTGCTGCGCGCCGCCCGGACCGGCGCCCTGCGCCTGCACTACCGCGTCCAGCGCTGCCTCCCGCTCCGCGCCGACCGGGCCGTCTTCGCCGTCGAGGGCGACCGGGGGTACGGCCGCGACCCGGGCGCGCTGGAGGAGGCGTTCCGCCGTCTCGCGCCGCACGTGCGCACGGCGTGGACAGCCGACCGGGTGCACCACCACACCGTGCCGCCCGGCACCCGCCGCCTGACCCCGGGCACGGCCGCCCACTGGACGGCCCTGGCCCGCTCCCGCTACCTGGTGCGCGAGGGTGCCTTCGGCCCGGGCCTGGTCAGGCGGCGGGGTCAGGTCCTGGTCCAGACGCAGGCCGGGACGCCCCTCAAGCACATGGGCCTGGACCTCCAGGAGCGCCCGGCCGCCGCTCAGGGCACCGACTTCGCCCGGCTGCTGCGCGAGGCCGACTCCTGGGACTACGTGGTCTCCGCCAACCGCCACTCCACCCTGACCTGGGAACGCGTCCACCCGGGCGACTGGACCGCCCTGGAGTGCGGCCAGCCGCGCACCGACGTCCTCCAGCGGGCGACGGCCGCGGACGTGGCCCGGCTGCGCGAGACCCTCGGCGTCCCCGAGGGCACGGTCGCGATCCTGTACGCGCCCACCCACCGCGACTACCGGCGCACCCAGCGCTCCGCCCTGGACCTGGAGCGCGTCGTGCGCCGCCTCGGCCCGCGCTTCGTGGTGCTGGCCCGCGCCCACCCCCGGCACGGCGGCCCGCTCGCCGCGTCCGCCGGCCGGGTGCTGGACGTCAGCGACCACCCGCACGTGGAGTCGCTGTGCCTGGCCTCGGACGCCCTGGTCACCGACTACTCGTCGCTGATGTTCGACTACGCGGGCCTCGACCGCCCGATCGTGATCCACGCCGCCGAGCGGGAGGCGTACGAGGCGGCCCGCGGCACCTACGTCGACCTGCGGTCCTTCCCGCCGGGCGCGATCGCGCGGGACGAGGACGAGCTGATCGGCGTGTTCGCGAGCGGCGACTGGCACGGCACCCGGTCGGCGCGGCTGCGGGCCGCCTTCCGCGAGCGGTTCTGCCCCTACGACGACGGCCGCGCCGCCGAGCGGGTCGTACGCCGGGTGGTCCTGGGCGAGACGGACCCGCCGCCGGCCGTCCCGCTCTCCGGGCGCCGCCCCGCGCCCTCCGCCACCGCGGCTCTGGCGCGGGCCCCGCTGACCACGGTGCCGCCACCGGCGGGTCCGCGCACCGTCACCGACAGCCTCTGA
- a CDS encoding bifunctional glycosyltransferase/CDP-glycerol:glycerophosphate glycerophosphotransferase: MPRFSIIVPSHGVAGRLSQALDSVLGQSFGDFELIPVCDGPDCAAADVAGEHAERDSRVTPVHSPPSAGLAGARNAGMRAATGAYLLFLDGDDTLVPGALAAVDARLADTGGVDVLYFEHERVPWWEGETTNPAAPLLAKTPDGAFAPDRAPHLTGVHLPAWSAVHRRTFLTERRLDFPGGHFTDVGFGARVAARAERMAVLREVVVRHRVRRQGNRLNLPGEHHADLLDQAELALTHAVERGLPPERRGPLFEQLFAAVLKTATHPRRLTRRGRRAFYRRASRLYRRHRPAGFRPPGGRLGVQHRLLASGSYTAFRALRAANRTATGVLRRLPWPRGLRTRLRYHRHLRRPLDPNLVVYCAYWGRGYACNPAAIHAKARELAPHLRSVFLVEPDQAHTLPEGVDHAVVGSHRYWEVLARATYLVNNANFAEGVVKRPGSVHLQTQHGTPLKTMGVDQSTYPVVAAATGSFTKLLARVDRWDFNLSANRHSTQMWERAFPGSYEHLEYGYPRNDVYCTATAGDVARVRRELGVPEGKTAVLYAPTHRDWETGFGAGGLDLEAFCEAAGEDVVVLLRAHYFYDRGGSRERTGRVIDVTGHRSSEDVCLAADALVTDYSSIMFDYANLDRPIVVYADDWDVYRETRGVYFDLMAAPPGPVARTPEELARVFADGSWAGQESTALRAAFRERFCEFDDGRAAERVVRRVLLGEPPEALPPVLPLAERVPAPAAATLVRS, from the coding sequence ATGCCCCGCTTCAGCATCATCGTCCCGTCCCATGGGGTCGCGGGGCGGCTCTCCCAGGCACTGGACTCCGTCCTCGGCCAGTCCTTCGGCGACTTCGAGCTGATCCCGGTCTGCGACGGCCCGGACTGCGCCGCGGCGGACGTAGCCGGGGAGCACGCCGAGCGGGACTCCCGGGTGACGCCCGTGCACTCGCCGCCGTCGGCGGGTCTGGCCGGGGCGCGCAACGCCGGGATGCGGGCGGCGACCGGCGCGTACCTGCTGTTCCTCGACGGCGACGACACCCTCGTGCCGGGAGCGCTGGCGGCCGTGGACGCACGCCTGGCGGACACCGGCGGCGTCGACGTCCTGTACTTCGAGCACGAGCGGGTGCCCTGGTGGGAGGGCGAGACCACCAACCCGGCCGCGCCGCTGCTGGCGAAGACCCCGGACGGCGCCTTCGCCCCCGACCGCGCCCCGCACCTGACCGGCGTGCACCTGCCCGCCTGGAGCGCGGTCCACCGCCGCACCTTCCTCACCGAGCGCCGGCTGGACTTCCCCGGCGGGCACTTCACGGACGTCGGCTTCGGCGCCCGGGTCGCGGCGCGCGCCGAGCGCATGGCCGTGCTGCGCGAGGTGGTCGTACGGCACCGGGTGCGGCGCCAGGGCAACCGGCTGAACCTGCCCGGCGAGCACCACGCGGACCTGCTCGACCAGGCCGAACTCGCCCTCACCCACGCCGTCGAGCGGGGCCTGCCGCCCGAGCGGCGCGGCCCGCTGTTCGAGCAGCTCTTCGCGGCGGTCCTCAAGACGGCCACCCACCCCCGGCGCCTGACCCGGCGGGGACGCCGCGCCTTCTACCGCCGGGCGAGCCGCCTGTACCGGCGCCACCGCCCCGCGGGATTCCGGCCGCCGGGCGGGCGGCTCGGCGTGCAGCACCGGCTGCTGGCGTCGGGGTCGTACACCGCCTTCCGCGCGCTGCGCGCCGCCAACCGGACGGCGACCGGCGTCCTGCGCCGCCTGCCGTGGCCGCGCGGGCTGCGCACCCGTCTGCGCTACCACCGCCACCTGCGCCGCCCGCTGGACCCCAACCTCGTCGTGTACTGCGCCTACTGGGGCCGCGGTTACGCCTGCAACCCGGCCGCGATCCACGCCAAGGCCCGCGAACTCGCCCCGCACCTCAGGTCGGTGTTCCTGGTCGAGCCGGACCAGGCGCACACCCTGCCGGAGGGCGTCGACCACGCGGTCGTCGGCAGCCACCGGTACTGGGAGGTGCTGGCCCGCGCCACGTACCTGGTGAACAACGCCAACTTCGCCGAGGGCGTGGTCAAGCGCCCCGGCAGTGTGCACCTGCAGACCCAGCACGGCACCCCGCTGAAGACGATGGGCGTGGACCAGTCGACGTACCCGGTGGTGGCGGCGGCCACCGGCAGCTTCACCAAGCTCCTGGCCCGCGTGGACCGCTGGGACTTCAACCTGTCCGCCAACCGGCACTCCACCCAGATGTGGGAGCGCGCCTTCCCCGGCTCGTACGAGCACCTGGAGTACGGCTACCCGCGCAACGACGTCTACTGCACGGCGACCGCCGGGGACGTGGCCCGGGTGCGGCGCGAACTGGGCGTCCCGGAGGGGAAGACGGCGGTCCTGTACGCGCCCACGCACCGGGACTGGGAGACCGGGTTCGGCGCGGGCGGCCTGGACCTGGAGGCGTTCTGCGAGGCGGCCGGCGAAGACGTCGTGGTGCTGCTGCGCGCCCATTACTTCTACGACCGGGGCGGGAGCCGGGAACGCACCGGCCGGGTCATCGACGTGACCGGGCACCGCTCCTCGGAGGACGTGTGCCTGGCCGCGGACGCGCTGGTCACCGACTACTCGTCCATCATGTTCGACTACGCCAACCTGGACCGCCCGATCGTCGTGTACGCCGACGACTGGGACGTGTACCGGGAGACCCGCGGCGTCTACTTCGACCTGATGGCGGCGCCCCCGGGACCGGTGGCGCGCACGCCCGAGGAGCTGGCCCGCGTCTTCGCCGACGGCAGCTGGGCGGGCCAGGAGTCGACGGCGCTGCGGGCGGCCTTCCGGGAGCGGTTCTGCGAGTTCGACGACGGCCGGGCCGCCGAGCGCGTCGTGCGCCGGGTGCTGCTCGGCGAGCCGCCCGAGGCACTGCCGCCGGTGCTCCCGCTCGCGGAGCGCGTTCCGGCCCCCGCCGCCGCCACCCTCGTGAGGAGCTGA